From Rhodococcus sp. B7740, one genomic window encodes:
- a CDS encoding NtaA/DmoA family FMN-dependent monooxygenase (This protein belongs to a clade of FMN-dependent monooxygenases, within a broader family of flavin-dependent oxidoreductases, the luciferase-like monooxygenase (LMM) family, some of whose members use coenzyme F420 rather than FMN.) encodes MTDNRFHLGWFGSFVPTTWNAAFEGTDSGDWLNGDFYVDFARTLERACFDFLLLEDSSMVSDTYGGSSEATLKTGGWAPKGDPMALAPLLTRATSHLGIALTASTSFYPPYLLARSISSLDHLSSGRIGWNVVTSSEDRAAQNFGMDALPPHDERYVRADEYVDLVEKLWDSWDADAVVMDRETSTYVDHTKVHTIDFQGKYYSSRGPLNTLPSPQGRPVITQAGGSPAGRDFAAKHADMIMALPKGVAAMKEYRSDIRRRMALHGRDPDSAKVMYVVSPILGETHEDALARKERKAAAVRANPAGVLIGWSASMEIDFSTFDLDKPMPEDVHTNGHQSTLENFRNWADGRTLREACVAYRTESMELVGTPDAVAAQMGDAMAEVGGDGFLIWSQPHNRRYIGEIADGLVPALQSRGLMRTEYSSDHLRDNLLEF; translated from the coding sequence ATGACAGACAACAGATTTCATCTCGGTTGGTTCGGCAGCTTCGTACCGACGACCTGGAACGCGGCCTTCGAGGGCACCGACAGCGGGGACTGGCTCAACGGAGACTTCTATGTCGATTTCGCCAGGACTCTCGAGCGCGCGTGCTTCGACTTCCTGCTCCTCGAAGATTCGTCGATGGTGTCGGACACGTACGGCGGAAGCTCGGAGGCGACCCTGAAGACCGGCGGGTGGGCACCGAAAGGTGATCCGATGGCGTTGGCTCCCTTGCTCACCCGGGCCACCAGTCATCTCGGTATCGCCTTGACCGCATCGACGTCTTTCTATCCGCCCTATCTTCTCGCACGCTCGATCTCCTCACTCGATCACCTGTCCTCGGGTCGTATCGGGTGGAACGTGGTGACCTCCAGCGAAGATCGCGCAGCCCAGAACTTCGGTATGGACGCACTACCTCCGCACGACGAGCGCTACGTGCGCGCCGACGAGTACGTGGACCTGGTCGAGAAGCTCTGGGACTCCTGGGATGCCGACGCTGTGGTGATGGACCGCGAGACGTCGACGTACGTCGACCACACCAAGGTCCACACCATCGACTTCCAGGGCAAGTACTACTCCTCGCGCGGACCGCTCAACACTCTGCCGTCACCACAGGGGCGACCTGTCATCACGCAGGCAGGCGGCTCGCCGGCCGGGCGCGACTTCGCGGCCAAACATGCGGACATGATCATGGCGCTCCCCAAAGGTGTTGCAGCGATGAAGGAGTACCGGTCCGACATCAGGCGCCGGATGGCGCTGCACGGCCGCGATCCCGATTCGGCAAAGGTGATGTACGTGGTCTCTCCCATCCTCGGTGAGACCCACGAGGATGCGCTCGCGCGAAAGGAACGCAAAGCGGCGGCGGTTCGCGCCAATCCTGCGGGGGTGCTCATCGGCTGGTCGGCAAGCATGGAGATCGACTTCTCCACGTTCGATCTCGACAAGCCGATGCCCGAGGACGTGCACACCAACGGACACCAGTCCACCTTGGAGAACTTCCGCAACTGGGCCGACGGCCGAACGCTCCGCGAGGCCTGCGTGGCCTACCGAACCGAATCGATGGAGCTGGTCGGTACACCGGATGCTGTTGCCGCGCAGATGGGCGACGCCATGGCAGAGGTCGGCGGGGACGGGTTCTTGATCTGGAGCCAGCCGCACAACCGGCGCTACATCGGTGAGATCGCAGACGGACTCGTGCCCGCTCTGCAGAGCCGAGGTCTGATGCGGACCGAGTACAGCAGCGATCATCTGCGCGACAACCTGCTCGAATTCTGA
- a CDS encoding NtaA/DmoA family FMN-dependent monooxygenase (This protein belongs to a clade of FMN-dependent monooxygenases, within a broader family of flavin-dependent oxidoreductases, the luciferase-like monooxygenase (LMM) family, some of whose members use coenzyme F420 rather than FMN.), with product MTANKFHLGWFLGAGFGVQSWNQPWSGTGATDWMMPDQYVDLAHSLERACFDFLIMEDSVQVSDTYKGSMEYYLATASAAPKHDPAVLAGILSYTTKHLGIVPTLTTTFYHPYTVARLMSTLDHIAQGRIGWNIVTGSNTRAAQNYGFDMPEHDLRYDIADEFVEVACKLWDSWEDGAVHADTSPGGIYADHEKVNRIDFEGKFFKSRGPLNTIPSPQRRPVFLQAGGSDKGKEFAAKHADAIISNPHGTDKMRRYREDIRQGAIEAGRNPDDVKVMYLISPILGETTAEAKAKKKRRADAASSNIEALLAGRSHLSGIDLSRFDLDEPLPVDLESNGHRSSFAEFRGDGTQTLRERLTGHSAIDTLDFVGTPDDVADMMDGVMQEVGGDGFLIAGAPMNRRYVAEITDGLVPALKRRGLTRTSYEHSHFRDNLRAF from the coding sequence ATGACTGCCAACAAATTTCACCTCGGATGGTTCCTCGGAGCCGGTTTCGGCGTCCAGTCCTGGAACCAGCCGTGGTCGGGTACCGGTGCGACCGACTGGATGATGCCCGATCAGTACGTGGACCTGGCGCACTCGCTCGAGCGGGCGTGTTTCGACTTCCTCATCATGGAGGACTCGGTGCAGGTGTCGGACACCTACAAGGGTTCGATGGAGTACTACCTGGCCACCGCATCCGCTGCGCCCAAACATGATCCGGCCGTACTCGCCGGAATCCTGTCGTACACGACCAAGCACCTCGGCATCGTTCCGACCCTGACTACCACCTTCTACCACCCGTACACCGTCGCGCGGTTGATGTCGACACTCGATCACATCGCCCAGGGACGCATCGGCTGGAACATCGTCACCGGCAGTAATACTCGCGCAGCGCAGAACTACGGATTCGACATGCCCGAGCACGATCTGCGCTACGACATCGCCGACGAGTTCGTCGAGGTGGCCTGCAAGTTGTGGGACTCCTGGGAAGACGGAGCGGTGCACGCGGACACCTCGCCGGGCGGCATCTACGCCGACCACGAGAAGGTCAACCGGATCGACTTCGAGGGCAAGTTCTTCAAGTCCCGCGGACCGCTCAACACCATTCCCAGCCCGCAACGCCGCCCGGTCTTCCTCCAGGCAGGAGGCTCCGACAAGGGCAAGGAATTCGCAGCCAAGCACGCGGACGCCATCATCTCCAATCCACACGGCACCGACAAGATGCGACGCTACCGCGAGGACATCCGCCAGGGAGCCATCGAGGCCGGCCGCAACCCCGACGACGTCAAGGTGATGTACCTGATCTCACCGATTCTCGGTGAGACGACGGCCGAGGCGAAGGCCAAGAAGAAGCGTCGCGCAGATGCCGCGTCGAGCAACATCGAGGCGCTGCTCGCCGGTCGTTCGCACCTCTCGGGGATCGACCTGAGTCGGTTCGACCTGGACGAGCCACTACCGGTCGACCTCGAAAGCAACGGCCATAGAAGCAGTTTCGCGGAGTTCAGGGGAGACGGAACGCAGACTCTGCGTGAGCGCCTCACAGGACACAGTGCCATCGACACCCTGGATTTCGTCGGCACTCCCGACGACGTTGCCGACATGATGGACGGCGTCATGCAGGAGGTGGGCGGCGACGGGTTCCTCATCGCCGGAGCTCCGATGAACCGGCGTTACGTCGCCGAGATCACCGACGGGCTCGTCCCCGCTCTCAAGCGTCGAGGTCTGACGCGAACATCGTACGAGCACAGCCACTTCCGTGACAATCTGCGCGCTTTCTGA
- a CDS encoding NtaA/DmoA family FMN-dependent monooxygenase (This protein belongs to a clade of FMN-dependent monooxygenases, within a broader family of flavin-dependent oxidoreductases, the luciferase-like monooxygenase (LMM) family, some of whose members use coenzyme F420 rather than FMN.), translating into MFHLGWFLSWQVQSWNQMWSGEGGTEWNHPELYIDMTKALERAGFDYIMFEDGSFVPDSFGGSSQWWLANARSVPKQDPNSLLPILSQHTEHLGLIATMTTSFHPPYMAARTSATLDHLSNGRAGVNLVTSHNVRTAQNFGYADMFEHDHRYEMADEWIDLVKQLWSSWEPDAVRLDREAGVFADFEKVHNIDFAGKYHSSRGPLNTTPTPQGRPVICQAGGSPAGRAFAAKHAETILAQVESVEAMKSYRDDVRARMVVEGRDPDSCKIMFIVSPVLGETEREAQDKNERILDGFRNNIEINLASMSYASGIDFSKFDLDAPMPTVETNAGRASMELIGANATGMTLREAASSDIRKSVQLIGTADAVAEQMGDIAAEVGGDGFLISANVNRRYISEITDGLAPELRKRGLIRDGYAHSLFRDNLMDF; encoded by the coding sequence ATGTTCCACCTTGGTTGGTTCCTGAGCTGGCAGGTGCAGTCGTGGAACCAGATGTGGTCGGGGGAGGGCGGGACCGAATGGAACCACCCCGAGCTCTACATCGACATGACGAAGGCGCTCGAGCGCGCCGGCTTCGACTACATCATGTTCGAGGACGGCTCGTTCGTTCCCGACTCGTTCGGTGGCTCATCGCAATGGTGGTTGGCCAATGCCCGTTCGGTTCCCAAACAGGATCCGAACTCGTTGCTGCCCATCCTCAGCCAGCACACCGAGCATCTGGGACTCATCGCGACTATGACGACGTCGTTCCACCCGCCCTACATGGCGGCGCGCACGTCTGCCACGCTCGATCACCTCAGCAACGGGCGAGCAGGCGTCAATCTGGTGACCTCGCACAACGTTCGGACAGCGCAGAACTTCGGCTATGCGGACATGTTCGAGCACGACCACCGGTACGAGATGGCCGACGAGTGGATAGATCTCGTCAAGCAACTGTGGTCGTCGTGGGAGCCGGATGCGGTTCGCCTCGATCGTGAGGCGGGTGTGTTCGCAGATTTCGAGAAGGTTCACAACATCGATTTCGCGGGCAAGTACCACTCCTCCCGTGGACCGCTGAACACCACACCGACGCCGCAGGGTCGACCGGTGATCTGCCAGGCCGGTGGCTCACCTGCAGGTCGTGCTTTCGCAGCCAAGCACGCCGAGACGATCCTCGCGCAGGTCGAGAGTGTCGAGGCCATGAAGTCCTATCGCGACGACGTCCGTGCCCGCATGGTCGTCGAGGGCCGCGACCCGGATTCGTGCAAGATCATGTTCATCGTCAGCCCGGTGCTCGGGGAGACCGAGCGCGAGGCGCAGGACAAGAACGAGCGGATTCTCGACGGGTTCCGCAACAACATCGAGATCAACCTCGCCTCGATGTCCTATGCCAGTGGCATCGACTTCTCGAAGTTCGATCTCGACGCCCCGATGCCGACCGTCGAGACCAATGCCGGCAGAGCATCGATGGAGTTGATCGGTGCCAACGCCACCGGAATGACGCTGCGCGAAGCGGCGAGCTCGGACATCAGGAAGTCCGTCCAGCTGATCGGTACGGCCGACGCTGTGGCCGAGCAGATGGGCGACATCGCCGCCGAGGTCGGCGGCGACGGGTTCCTCATCTCCGCGAACGTGAACCGGCGGTACATCAGCGAGATCACCGACGGGCTGGCACCCGAGCTGCGCAAGCGCGGACTGATCCGTGACGGATACGCGCACAGTCTCTTCCGTGACAACCTGATGGACTTCTGA
- a CDS encoding MFS transporter — MTEVRPDSYPWRVLSVTGLGMSLTFVSVSMLPVALPDMSAGLGASAAQTDWFMLAYLLTTAVLILVLGKLADIVGRRPVYLAGLACLTVSAAVIALASDPNIVIGLRIVQGIGAAAVITNTTALLVEAFEPQKLSIGIGWNITIMSLAVSIGPLLGGVLTETVGWQGVFGVLVPLGIVGTVWAAITLRRSPRKARNTSFDLAGAAGSMVILGGLVYGVNRGGSSGFGSWNAVLPLVAVIVVLPVFWWWEKRAADPIVDPTLLIDRFRGSAYTASFLVTMAEGAVAVTMSLYLQSVEGASPVHAGLQITALAVGTTVMSPIAGALTTRVSTRTLTTVSTLGTAAVLTMLGLHIAGPAQSVPIVVILFLLGLSGGIFKTANASAINVGVPADRSGMANGLRVSLDNTAVTLSTALALVLAVSAIPPALREVVYSGDARMSTEIELGALTSGFVLAVAVMAVAALLAAVASVWRGVHPHEPAELTRLNTSTGPVSRTRSTA, encoded by the coding sequence GTGACGGAGGTGCGGCCCGACTCCTATCCCTGGCGCGTGCTGTCCGTCACCGGCCTCGGGATGAGCCTGACGTTCGTATCGGTCTCGATGCTCCCCGTCGCGCTACCGGACATGAGCGCGGGACTCGGTGCGTCTGCAGCCCAGACGGATTGGTTCATGCTCGCGTATCTGCTCACCACAGCGGTGTTGATCCTGGTGCTCGGCAAGCTCGCAGACATCGTGGGCCGACGCCCGGTCTACCTCGCCGGACTGGCATGCCTGACCGTCAGTGCCGCGGTCATCGCGCTGGCGAGCGATCCGAACATCGTCATCGGACTTCGCATCGTCCAGGGCATCGGTGCAGCAGCGGTGATCACCAACACGACGGCGTTGCTCGTCGAGGCGTTCGAGCCGCAGAAGCTCTCGATCGGCATCGGCTGGAACATCACGATCATGTCGCTCGCCGTTTCGATCGGACCGTTGCTCGGCGGTGTGTTGACCGAGACCGTCGGATGGCAGGGGGTGTTCGGCGTCCTGGTACCTCTGGGCATCGTGGGGACGGTATGGGCCGCGATCACATTGCGTCGTAGCCCCCGTAAGGCCCGTAACACATCGTTCGATCTCGCCGGTGCCGCCGGCTCGATGGTCATCCTCGGGGGACTGGTCTACGGGGTGAACCGCGGTGGCAGTTCGGGTTTCGGCTCGTGGAACGCAGTGCTGCCGCTCGTGGCCGTGATCGTCGTGCTGCCGGTGTTCTGGTGGTGGGAGAAGCGCGCAGCAGACCCGATCGTGGATCCGACGTTGCTGATCGATCGCTTCCGGGGCAGCGCATACACCGCCTCCTTTCTGGTCACCATGGCCGAAGGCGCTGTCGCGGTGACGATGTCGCTCTACCTGCAGAGCGTCGAAGGGGCGAGTCCCGTCCATGCAGGCCTGCAGATCACTGCACTCGCGGTCGGAACGACGGTGATGTCGCCGATCGCCGGTGCCCTCACCACTCGCGTCTCGACGCGGACCCTGACCACGGTGTCCACGCTCGGTACCGCCGCCGTTCTGACAATGCTCGGGTTGCACATCGCGGGCCCGGCACAGTCCGTGCCGATCGTGGTGATCCTGTTTCTGCTCGGCCTCTCCGGTGGCATCTTCAAGACGGCCAACGCGTCGGCGATCAACGTGGGTGTGCCCGCCGACCGATCGGGCATGGCCAACGGTCTTCGCGTGTCTCTGGACAACACGGCGGTGACTCTCAGCACCGCGCTCGCGCTGGTCCTGGCTGTCTCTGCAATTCCGCCTGCTCTGCGCGAGGTGGTGTATTCCGGTGACGCACGGATGTCCACGGAGATCGAACTCGGAGCGCTGACATCGGGATTCGTCCTGGCCGTCGCAGTGATGGCCGTCGCCGCACTGCTCGCCGCTGTGGCATCGGTGTGGCGTGGAGTGCACCCACACGAACCCGCCGAGCTGACTCGGCTGAACACAAGTACCGGACCCGTATCGAGAACAAGGAGCACGGCATGA
- a CDS encoding NtaA/DmoA family FMN-dependent monooxygenase (This protein belongs to a clade of FMN-dependent monooxygenases, within a broader family of flavin-dependent oxidoreductases, the luciferase-like monooxygenase (LMM) family, some of whose members use coenzyme F420 rather than FMN.) yields MTKFHLGWFTNFSNPPWNTTWAGDEGRTWANGELHVDFARSLERACFDYIMLEDSSMVSDAYEQTSRVDLKYGLYAPKHDPVTLVPMLTAATEHIGVIATCSTSFYPPWLLARRFSTLDHLSGGRVGWNVVTSSEDRAAQNYGMDKLAEHDQRYERADEFVDLVKQLWASWEDDAMVLDRESGTYVDHTKVHVTNFRGKYHASRGPLNLPRSPQGEPVICQAGGSPRGREFAARNAETILSAAKDPAAMKAFRDDIRMRMEKAGRDPDSCKIMFITQPVLADTEADARAKVDRMAADVDSRIESALGHISALTEIDLSTYQLDEEFPELSTNGHRTTLGDFLSYGNTPRSAALGWSMKNVHYVGTPDSVAEQMGETMDFVGGDGFLITGSIGRRYVGEITEGLVPALQRRGLVRTEYEHEMFRENLMSF; encoded by the coding sequence ATGACCAAATTTCATCTGGGATGGTTCACCAACTTCTCCAACCCGCCGTGGAACACGACGTGGGCCGGCGACGAAGGACGGACATGGGCCAACGGAGAACTGCACGTGGATTTCGCGCGGTCTCTCGAGCGGGCCTGCTTCGACTACATCATGCTCGAGGATTCCTCGATGGTCTCCGATGCGTACGAGCAGACGTCCAGGGTCGATCTCAAGTACGGCCTGTATGCGCCCAAGCACGATCCGGTCACCCTGGTGCCGATGCTGACCGCAGCCACCGAGCACATCGGCGTCATCGCTACCTGCTCCACGTCGTTCTATCCGCCGTGGTTGCTCGCTCGACGGTTCTCCACGCTCGATCATCTCAGTGGAGGTCGCGTCGGCTGGAACGTCGTGACGTCGAGCGAGGATCGCGCTGCGCAGAACTACGGAATGGACAAGCTGGCCGAGCACGACCAAAGGTACGAGCGCGCCGACGAATTCGTCGATCTGGTCAAGCAGCTGTGGGCATCGTGGGAGGACGATGCCATGGTGCTCGATCGAGAGAGCGGTACCTACGTCGACCACACCAAGGTGCACGTGACGAACTTCCGAGGCAAGTACCACGCGTCTCGCGGGCCGCTCAATCTTCCTCGATCGCCGCAGGGCGAGCCGGTGATCTGCCAGGCAGGCGGGTCACCGCGCGGACGCGAGTTCGCCGCTCGCAACGCCGAAACGATCCTCAGCGCAGCCAAGGACCCGGCCGCGATGAAAGCCTTCCGCGACGACATCAGGATGCGGATGGAGAAGGCCGGTCGTGACCCGGACAGCTGCAAGATCATGTTCATCACGCAACCGGTGCTGGCGGATACCGAGGCGGACGCTCGCGCGAAGGTGGATCGCATGGCAGCCGATGTCGACTCACGCATCGAGTCCGCGCTCGGCCACATCTCTGCGCTCACCGAAATCGATCTCTCCACATATCAACTCGACGAGGAGTTCCCCGAACTGTCCACCAACGGACACCGCACCACGCTCGGTGACTTCCTCTCGTACGGCAACACGCCGCGTTCGGCGGCATTGGGGTGGTCGATGAAGAACGTGCACTACGTCGGTACGCCGGACTCCGTTGCCGAGCAGATGGGCGAGACGATGGACTTCGTCGGGGGCGACGGATTTCTCATCACCGGCAGTATCGGTCGCCGGTACGTCGGGGAGATCACCGAAGGCCTCGTCCCAGCGCTGCAGCGCCGCGGACTGGTGCGTACCGAATACGAACACGAGATGTTCCGTGAGAATCTCATGTCGTTCTGA
- a CDS encoding MFS transporter, with the protein MRLLRRDSVVPGPVYALAFVNVCIGLGYGVVAPVIPVFARDFGVSDLAASSVVSIYAFTRVLSSFGASRLLVRFDERSVLTAGLLLAAMSSLAAAFAPTFLLLLILRAVGGVGTAMFTVAGQQLLFRYSTPDTGGRTASVFQSGFLIGGVLGPVIGGAVALLSLRAPFLTHAVTLIVGVAVVWFAFRSSDKKDAANGVVHDLSTRPEIMTLRSAMRHRGFRASIASNFANGWVGNGVRFTLVPLFVATVIGGSPFVSGLVLVVGAVVQIVVVKPAGKLVDSWGRRPMLAFGSAAILLGICALAAFPTLPVLIATMVLWGVGGTCAMVASAATVGDVLEGKGGSPVAVYQVTFDVGTMLGPLVAGAVAAQVSYSLAFTASIPVAALALLLALRPWRTTAISTPETKVVVNEESAVPAPTIRNHSMGKEDRCHNRSHSGGSPTTSYRTGPAPSPAPAEQTGPTALSLSTSCAGSNERESTS; encoded by the coding sequence ATGCGGTTGCTGCGCAGAGACTCCGTGGTTCCCGGACCGGTCTACGCGTTGGCGTTCGTCAACGTGTGTATCGGACTCGGATACGGCGTCGTGGCCCCGGTCATCCCGGTGTTCGCACGAGACTTCGGAGTCTCCGATCTCGCGGCGTCGTCGGTGGTGAGCATCTATGCGTTCACCCGGGTGCTGTCCTCCTTCGGTGCCTCACGGTTGCTCGTGCGATTCGACGAGCGGTCGGTGCTCACCGCAGGCCTGCTGCTGGCTGCAATGTCCTCGCTCGCTGCAGCATTCGCGCCGACATTTCTGTTGCTGCTGATCCTGCGGGCCGTGGGCGGAGTCGGCACGGCGATGTTCACCGTGGCCGGTCAACAACTGCTGTTCCGCTACAGCACCCCCGACACCGGAGGAAGAACCGCGTCCGTCTTTCAATCGGGATTCCTGATCGGCGGCGTCCTGGGGCCGGTGATCGGCGGTGCCGTCGCATTGCTGTCGCTCCGCGCGCCGTTCCTGACGCACGCGGTGACGTTGATCGTCGGTGTCGCCGTCGTCTGGTTCGCCTTCCGGTCGAGCGACAAGAAGGACGCCGCGAACGGCGTCGTGCACGATCTGTCGACGCGACCGGAGATCATGACGCTACGAAGCGCCATGCGACACCGAGGCTTTCGTGCGTCGATCGCGTCGAACTTCGCCAACGGCTGGGTCGGGAACGGTGTGCGTTTCACACTGGTTCCACTGTTCGTCGCCACTGTGATCGGCGGCAGCCCGTTCGTGTCCGGCCTCGTACTCGTGGTCGGGGCCGTAGTACAGATCGTCGTCGTCAAACCTGCGGGCAAGCTTGTCGACAGCTGGGGCAGGCGACCCATGCTGGCATTCGGGTCGGCGGCGATCCTGCTCGGAATCTGCGCTCTCGCCGCCTTTCCGACGCTGCCGGTCCTGATAGCGACGATGGTGCTCTGGGGAGTGGGCGGTACGTGCGCCATGGTCGCCAGCGCAGCGACGGTCGGCGACGTTCTCGAGGGCAAAGGTGGCAGTCCTGTCGCCGTCTATCAGGTCACCTTCGACGTCGGCACCATGCTCGGCCCGCTCGTTGCCGGAGCCGTTGCAGCACAGGTGTCGTACTCGCTCGCCTTCACTGCGAGCATCCCGGTCGCCGCGCTGGCACTGCTGCTGGCTCTGCGACCGTGGCGCACCACCGCGATCTCGACGCCCGAAACGAAAGTGGTCGTCAACGAGGAATCTGCGGTGCCTGCACCCACCATTCGCAATCACTCCATGGGAAAAGAGGATCGATGTCACAACCGTTCACACTCGGGTGGTTCACCAACTACCTCGTACCGGACTGGACCGGCCCCTTCGCCGGCACCGGCGGAACAGACTGGGCCGACGGCTCTTTCGCTGTCGACATCGTGCGCAGGTTCGAACGAGCGGGAATCGACTTCGTGA
- a CDS encoding NtaA/DmoA family FMN-dependent monooxygenase (This protein belongs to a clade of FMN-dependent monooxygenases, within a broader family of flavin-dependent oxidoreductases, the luciferase-like monooxygenase (LMM) family, some of whose members use coenzyme F420 rather than FMN.) has translation MRRFERAGIDFVMLEDSTALTDIYGGTFESELKWTPRAPKHDPMALASRLAYETDRIGIVVTASTSFYPPFLLTRLLSTLDHLSRGRIGWNIVTSTGDRAAQNFGRDTLPTHDARYEIAEEFVDVANKLWASWDADAASPIVPNLESYVDHTKVRTIDHDGEHFSVRGPLNTLPSPQGKPVLCQAGASKSGIDLAARVSDLVVAAPKGRDAMREYRKTVRARATEFGRDPDAVKVLYMVTPILGETEDDARRKAERYYEATDAAIARRLIMLSGDIDFSLLDVDKPIPDDLRTEGSTSILDNLRKWANGRSIRETVATERTESLRLVGTPQTVADEMESVMDDVGGDGFLFFGGGGGVLNRRYVDDVCDGLMPELSRRGVAGTGYRGSNFREHLAGAR, from the coding sequence GTGCGCAGGTTCGAACGAGCGGGAATCGACTTCGTGATGTTGGAGGATTCCACCGCGCTGACCGACATCTACGGCGGCACTTTCGAATCCGAACTCAAGTGGACGCCGCGTGCCCCCAAGCACGATCCGATGGCGCTGGCCTCGCGCCTGGCGTACGAGACCGACAGGATCGGGATCGTCGTCACCGCGTCCACCAGCTTCTACCCGCCATTCCTGCTCACCCGGTTGCTGTCGACACTCGACCACCTCAGTCGAGGCCGAATCGGCTGGAACATCGTCACCTCCACGGGTGATCGGGCAGCGCAGAACTTCGGCCGGGACACCTTGCCCACTCACGACGCGCGCTACGAGATCGCAGAGGAATTCGTCGACGTCGCGAACAAGCTGTGGGCGTCCTGGGACGCCGATGCCGCGTCGCCGATCGTGCCGAACCTCGAGTCCTATGTGGACCACACCAAGGTCAGGACCATCGACCACGACGGCGAGCACTTCTCCGTCCGGGGACCGCTCAACACCCTGCCCAGTCCACAGGGCAAGCCGGTGCTGTGCCAGGCCGGCGCGTCGAAGTCCGGTATCGATCTCGCCGCCAGGGTGTCGGATCTGGTGGTCGCTGCGCCCAAGGGGCGTGACGCGATGCGTGAGTACCGAAAGACGGTGCGGGCCCGCGCAACGGAGTTCGGGCGCGACCCGGACGCCGTCAAGGTCTTGTACATGGTGACCCCGATCCTGGGGGAGACCGAGGACGACGCGCGGCGCAAGGCCGAGCGCTACTACGAGGCGACCGATGCGGCCATCGCGCGACGGCTGATCATGTTGTCCGGTGACATCGACTTCTCGTTGCTCGACGTGGACAAGCCGATTCCGGACGACCTACGTACCGAGGGCAGTACCAGCATTCTCGACAACCTACGTAAATGGGCCAACGGCCGGTCCATTCGCGAGACCGTGGCCACCGAACGCACGGAGTCGCTCCGGCTCGTCGGGACGCCGCAGACAGTGGCCGACGAAATGGAGAGTGTCATGGACGACGTGGGTGGGGACGGATTCCTGTTCTTCGGGGGCGGCGGTGGCGTGCTGAACCGCCGATACGTCGACGATGTCTGTGACGGGCTGATGCCCGAGCTCTCTCGTCGCGGTGTGGCAGGCACCGGATACCGGGGCAGCAACTTCCGCGAGCATCTGGCAGGTGCGCGATGA